One genomic window of Cannabis sativa cultivar Pink pepper isolate KNU-18-1 chromosome 2, ASM2916894v1, whole genome shotgun sequence includes the following:
- the LOC115721342 gene encoding intermediate cleaving peptidase 55, mitochondrial, protein MQIALRKLSQGASLKQSIIYCRTFSTKNVIDIGQPTPASHPQLLKEGEVTPGISSEEYVSRRKKFLELLPEKSLAIIAAAPVKMMTDVVPYNFRQEADYLYMTGCQQPGGLAILGHECGFCMFMPDAIPHDIIWQGKVAGVDDALETFKAEKAYPMRKLREILPDMIKGSSTLFHNVHTAIPAYMNLEPFQKAADTGKVKDVACITHELRLIKSPAELKLMRESASIACQALLQTMLHSKMYPCESILSAKFEYECRIRGAQRMAFNPVVGGGPNASVIHYSRNDQKIKDGDLVLMDVGCELHGYVSDLTRTWPPCGSFSSPQEELYDLILQTNKECLKLCKPGASIRQIHNYSVEKLRKGLKEIGILQREASSSYHMLNPTSIGHYLGMDVHDCSNISYDRPLKPGVVITIEPGVYIPSYFGGSERHQGIGIRIEDEVLITESGYEVLTGSIPKEIKQIETLLNNFGNGMKVGMENQM, encoded by the exons ATGCAGATTGCCTTAAGAAAATTATCACAGGGAGCTTCTCTAAAACAG TCTATCATCTACTGTCGCACTTTTTCTACCAAGAATGTTATTGATATTGGACAACCAACTCCTGCATCGCACCCACAG TTACTCAAAGAAGGGGAGGTAACACCGGGCATTAGCTCTGAAGAATATGTTTCAAGAAGGAAAAAGTTTCTGGAGCTTCTTCCAGAGAAGAGTTTGGCCATCATTGCAGCTGCCCCTGTGAAGATGATGACTGATGTGGTGCCTTACAATTTTCGACAAGAAGCTGATTATCTATATATGACTGGCTGCCAGCAACCTGGTGGCTTAGCTATTTTAGGCCACGAGTGTGGATTCTGCATGTTCATGCCTGATGCAATTCCTCAT gATATTATCTGGCAAGGGAAAGTTGCTGGTGTTGATGATGCCTTGGAAACATTCAAGGCTGAAAAAGCATATCCAATGCGCAAATTAAGAGAG ATACTGCCAGATATGATAAAGGGATCGTCCACATTGTTCCACAATGTCCATACAGCCATACCAGCATATATGAATTTGGAGCCTTTCCAAAAAGCTGCAGACACTGGAAAGGTTAAAGATGTGGCATGTATCACCCATGAGTTACGGCTGATAAAATCACCTGCAGAACTTAAGTTAATGAGGGAATCTGCATCAATTGCTTGCCAG GCTCTCCTGCAGACAATGCTTCACTCTAAGATGTATCCTTGTGAGAGTATCCTATCAGCAAAATTTGAATACGAATGCAGGATAAGAGGTGCTCAAAGAATGGC GTTTAACCCTGTTGTTGGTGGTGGACCTAATGCAAGTGTTATACATTATTCTCGAAATGATCAGAAA ATCAAAGATGGGGATCTTGTTTTGATGGATGTTGGGTGTGAGTTGCATGGTTATGTCAGTGATCTTACTCGTACTTGGCCACCCTGTGGTAGCTTTTCCTCTCCTCAA GAAGAACTTTATGACCTTATTTTGCAAACAAACAAGGAATGCCTGAAGCTTTGCAAACCGGGTGCTAGTATTCGACAAATACACAACTATTCG GTTGAAAAACTGCGCAAAGGACTCAAGGAGATTGGAATCTTGCAAAGAGAAGCAAGCAGTTCATATCATATGCTGAACCCAACTTCTATAG GCCACTATTTAGGGATGGATGTTCATGATTGTTCTAATATCAGCTATGACCGTCCCTTGAAACCGGGTGTT GTGATAACAATTGAACCGGGAGTCTATATTCCATCTTATTTTGGTGGTTCAGAAAG GCATCAAGGCATTGGGATAAGAATTGAGGATGAGGTTCTCATCACAGAATCAGGATATGAG GTACTAACGGGGTCAATTCCGAAAGAGATTAAACAGATCGAGACCTTGCTAAACAACTTTGGAAACGGAATGAAGGTTGGAATGGAGAACCAAATGTGA